The nucleotide sequence AGGCACCGCCTACGCCGAATCGTTGCGCGCGTCCGGCGTGCCGACCATGTTGGAGGACTACGCGGATCTCGGCCACGGCTTCGTGAGCTTCGCGGAATTCATCCCGCCCGCCGCGGAGGCCGTCCAAAGCTCGTACGCCGCGCTGCGGACCGCGTTCGAGAAGCCGTAAGGCGCGGGCGCGGCACCGGAGTCCGCGTCCGCGTCGCGGATGTCCGCGGGCCGGCGGGTGGGCCGGCCGAGGGGCCCGCGACCGCGCGCGGCCGGACCGCCGGGGGGCAACCGCCCGGTTCCCGGGGAGTCGCCACTCGTTCGGGCCCACAATTTGCGCTCGGGAACCACGGGCGTCAACCGGCACGTCTGGGTCCCGTACGGGGCAATCAGGCGAGGTCGGAGGGCGGGCGGGCGTGGAGACGGTTTCGTTGCAGGAGCTGTGGGACCGCGTGGTCGGCACGCAACCCGACCCGCCGCGCTGGCTCATCGCCGTCACGGGCGTCGCCGCGATCCTCTGCGTCCTGTACCGCCCGATCTGGCGCCCGCTGCGCACCGTCGTGACGATCGCCCACGAGGGCGGGCACGCCCTGGCCGCGCTGCTCACCGGTCGGCGCCTGACCGGCATACGCCTGCACTCCGACACGTCCGGGGTGACCGTGTCGGTGGGCAAGCCGACCGGATTCGGCATGGTGATCACGGCGTTCGCCGGGTACGTCACGCCGTCGCTGCTCGGTGCCGGAGGCGCGGCCCTCCTCGCGTCCGGGCACATCACCATGACGTTGTGGATCACGCTGCTGTGGCTCGCGCTGATGCTGCTGATGATCCGCAACCTGTACGGCGCCTTCGCGCTGATCCTCGTCGGCGGCGTGGTCTTCGCCGTGTCGTGGCTCGCCAAGCCGGACGTGCAGGCCGGATTCGCCTACCTGCTGGTGTGGTTCCTGCTCGCGTCCGGGATCCGCCCGGTCATCGAACTCCAGCAGATGCGCCGCCGCGGACAGGCCCAATGGTCGGACGCCGACCAGCTCGCGACA is from Yinghuangia sp. ASG 101 and encodes:
- a CDS encoding M50 family metallopeptidase produces the protein METVSLQELWDRVVGTQPDPPRWLIAVTGVAAILCVLYRPIWRPLRTVVTIAHEGGHALAALLTGRRLTGIRLHSDTSGVTVSVGKPTGFGMVITAFAGYVTPSLLGAGGAALLASGHITMTLWITLLWLALMLLMIRNLYGAFALILVGGVVFAVSWLAKPDVQAGFAYLLVWFLLASGIRPVIELQQMRRRGQAQWSDADQLATLTKIPGAAWVGLFALVSVTAFGTAAGWLLAT